In Pseudomonas sp. Leaf58, one DNA window encodes the following:
- the rnd gene encoding ribonuclease D has protein sequence MAIEIHWIRDDQSLAEHCRDWQQLPFVAVDTEFMRVDTFYPKAGLIQVGDGQRAFLIDPLLIGNWQPLADLLEDSGVVKVLHACSEDLEVLLRLTGKLPQPLFDTQLAAGYLNLGFSMGYSRLVQEVLGIELPKGETRSDWLQRPLSDTQVSYAAEDAVHLAELFTALRPRLSDDKYAWVLEDGAELVAALRREVEPETLYRDVKLAWKLAPQQLAVLRELCAWREREARSRDVPRNRILKEHSLWPMAKSQPNNLSALAKIDEMHPRTIRQDGEFLIQLIKQAASLPAEQWPPALPEPLPIEASAILKQLRAIGQAEGERLGIAPELMLRKKALEALLKSGYPKGPYQLPDSLRGWRRERMGQALLDNLAGAGETR, from the coding sequence GTGGCCATCGAAATACACTGGATCCGTGACGACCAGAGCCTGGCCGAACACTGTCGCGACTGGCAACAACTGCCGTTCGTCGCCGTAGACACCGAATTCATGCGGGTCGACACCTTCTACCCGAAAGCCGGGCTGATCCAGGTTGGCGACGGCCAGCGTGCCTTCCTGATCGACCCGCTGCTGATCGGCAATTGGCAACCTTTGGCCGATCTGCTGGAAGACAGCGGCGTGGTCAAGGTGCTGCATGCCTGCAGCGAAGACCTCGAAGTGCTGCTGCGCCTGACCGGCAAGCTGCCACAGCCACTGTTCGACACGCAGCTGGCCGCCGGCTACCTGAACCTGGGCTTCTCCATGGGCTATTCGCGCCTGGTGCAGGAAGTGCTGGGTATCGAACTGCCCAAGGGCGAAACCCGCTCCGACTGGCTACAGCGCCCGCTTTCCGACACCCAGGTCAGCTATGCCGCCGAAGATGCCGTGCACCTGGCCGAGCTGTTCACCGCGCTGCGCCCGCGGCTGAGTGACGACAAGTACGCCTGGGTGCTGGAGGACGGCGCTGAGCTGGTGGCAGCCTTGCGCCGCGAAGTCGAGCCCGAGACCTTGTACCGCGACGTCAAGCTGGCCTGGAAGCTGGCCCCGCAGCAACTGGCGGTGCTGCGCGAACTGTGCGCCTGGCGCGAGCGTGAAGCGCGCAGCCGTGATGTGCCGCGCAACCGCATTCTCAAAGAGCACTCGCTGTGGCCCATGGCCAAGAGCCAGCCAAACAACCTGTCGGCGCTGGCCAAGATCGACGAGATGCACCCGCGCACCATTCGCCAGGACGGTGAATTCCTCATCCAGCTGATCAAGCAGGCCGCCAGCCTGCCGGCCGAGCAGTGGCCGCCGGCCTTGCCCGAGCCGCTGCCGATCGAGGCCTCCGCTATCCTCAAGCAGCTGCGCGCCATCGGCCAGGCCGAAGGTGAGCGCTTAGGCATTGCCCCCGAGCTGATGCTGCGCAAAAAAGCCCTGGAAGCGCTGCTCAAGAGCGGCTACCCAAAAGGCCCTTATCAACTGCCCGATTCGCTGCGCGGCTGGCGCCGTGAGCGCATGGGCCAGGCCCTGCTGGATAACCTGGCAGGCGCCGGAGAAACCCGATGA
- a CDS encoding PLP-dependent aspartate aminotransferase family protein, which yields MGLTMSDKPRNFATRTIHAGEQFSVADNAIFPAIVTASSFTKRSLDDKPEYSYSRVGNPTRHAYETCVAALEEGVGAVACASGVNATATVLELLPKDAHVVVMNGVYGGTFRILEDYRSRTSGLTTTYVDLNDLEAVAAAIKPQTQLIWIESPTNPLLHLVDIKAVCDLAKARGILTCIDNTFCSPWNQRPITLGVDLVMHSASKYIGGHSDLTGGVVVAANDALLARLRRISMAIGAVQGPFDCYLALRGLKTLDVRMERQCGNALQVARFLESHAQIEQVYYPGLESHPQHELCKRQMRSGGAVVAMKVKGDRAALNRLVEALQIFVLADSLGGVESMINHSWSMSHCSLSPEQKGVMGISENLLRLSIGIEDYRDLIEDLDGALRASAAV from the coding sequence ATGGGCCTGACCATGTCCGACAAGCCGCGCAATTTCGCCACCCGTACCATCCACGCCGGCGAGCAGTTCAGCGTCGCCGATAACGCTATTTTCCCGGCGATCGTCACCGCCAGCTCGTTCACCAAGCGCAGCCTGGACGACAAGCCGGAATACTCCTACAGCCGCGTCGGCAACCCCACCCGGCATGCCTACGAAACCTGCGTCGCCGCCTTGGAAGAAGGTGTTGGCGCGGTGGCCTGTGCCTCGGGGGTGAACGCCACCGCGACGGTGCTGGAGCTGCTGCCCAAGGATGCCCATGTGGTAGTGATGAACGGCGTGTACGGCGGCACCTTCCGCATCCTGGAAGACTACCGCAGCCGCACCTCGGGCCTGACCACCACCTACGTCGACCTTAACGACCTCGAGGCTGTGGCCGCCGCCATCAAGCCGCAAACCCAGCTGATCTGGATCGAGTCGCCGACCAACCCGTTGCTGCACCTGGTCGACATCAAGGCGGTGTGCGACCTGGCCAAGGCGCGGGGCATCCTCACCTGCATCGACAACACCTTCTGCTCGCCGTGGAACCAGCGCCCGATCACCCTGGGCGTGGATCTGGTGATGCACTCGGCCAGCAAGTACATCGGCGGCCACTCCGACCTGACGGGTGGCGTGGTGGTTGCCGCCAATGATGCGCTGCTGGCACGCCTGCGCCGCATCAGCATGGCGATTGGCGCGGTGCAGGGGCCGTTCGACTGCTACCTGGCCCTGCGCGGGTTGAAGACGCTGGATGTGCGTATGGAGCGCCAGTGTGGCAACGCCCTGCAAGTAGCGCGCTTCCTCGAAAGCCACGCGCAGATCGAGCAGGTGTATTACCCAGGGCTGGAGAGCCACCCGCAGCATGAACTGTGCAAGCGGCAGATGCGCAGTGGCGGGGCGGTGGTGGCGATGAAGGTAAAAGGCGACCGGGCTGCACTCAACCGCCTGGTGGAGGCACTGCAGATCTTCGTGCTGGCTGATTCGCTGGGCGGGGTGGAGAGCATGATCAACCACTCGTGGAGCATGTCGCACTGCTCGCTTAGCCCGGAGCAGAAAGGTGTGATGGGGATCAGCGAGAACCTGCTGCGCTTGTCGATAGGCATCGAGGATTACCGCGACCTGATCGAAGACTTGGATGGCGCGTTGAGGGCTTCGGCTGCTGTGTAA
- a CDS encoding phosphoethanolamine transferase: MLNFKSLRTEWVTLLASLYLLIGLNMFLWGHLQEIVPAGLSGLWLSLAFAVLMLFAFNLILTLFAFRFVLKPLLIILFMSGAGVAYFMNQYGVLIDAGMFRNMAETNAAEVRDLMSFKFAAYILLLGALPSFLLWKANIAYRPWHRELLGKLVVSGACVVALGSVALVNYQGLSSLFRNHHELRLMLTPSNIVGASIGYVSERVGTASRPFQLYGEDAKRDAAWQKHERKSLTVLVVGESARADHFGVLGYNRDTTPNLAKEQGLLAFSDVHSCGTETAVSVPCMFSGMKRKDYDARVAKNREGLLDILQRAGLAVQWRDNQSGCKGTCDRVQFIDVSNLQDPQLCASGECHDQILLQGLGELIDNLDKDTVLVLHQMGSHGPEYFKRYPDADQRFAPVCQSNALDQCSEQEIINGYDNTLAYTDKVLASLIDTLRSKQDKVDTAMIYLSDHGESLGEYNLFLHGTPYAIAPEQQKHVPLLTWFSDSYKDDFGIDTDCLAKLSDAPLSQDNLFHSMLGLLQVHTEVYQQSLDMFASCRPWLAAKR; this comes from the coding sequence ATGCTCAACTTCAAATCCCTGCGGACTGAATGGGTCACGCTGCTGGCCAGCCTTTACCTGCTGATTGGCCTCAACATGTTCCTTTGGGGGCACCTGCAAGAAATTGTGCCCGCCGGCCTGTCGGGGTTGTGGCTGAGCCTGGCGTTCGCGGTGCTGATGCTGTTCGCCTTCAATTTGATCCTCACCCTGTTTGCCTTTCGTTTTGTACTAAAACCGCTATTGATAATCTTGTTCATGAGTGGCGCGGGCGTGGCTTACTTCATGAATCAATACGGTGTACTTATTGATGCCGGCATGTTTCGCAACATGGCAGAAACCAATGCGGCGGAAGTGCGCGACCTGATGTCGTTCAAGTTTGCCGCTTATATCCTGTTGCTCGGTGCCTTGCCGTCGTTCCTGCTGTGGAAGGCCAACATCGCCTACCGCCCCTGGCACCGCGAACTGCTTGGCAAACTGGTGGTCAGCGGCGCCTGCGTGGTGGCCCTGGGCTCGGTGGCGCTGGTCAACTACCAGGGCTTGTCGTCGCTGTTTCGCAACCACCACGAACTACGCCTGATGCTCACCCCCAGCAATATCGTCGGTGCCTCCATCGGTTATGTCAGCGAGCGCGTCGGCACCGCATCGCGGCCCTTCCAGCTTTATGGCGAAGATGCCAAGCGTGATGCCGCCTGGCAAAAACACGAGCGCAAGTCGCTGACCGTGCTGGTGGTGGGGGAAAGCGCGCGGGCTGACCACTTTGGCGTGCTCGGCTACAACCGCGATACCACGCCCAATCTTGCCAAGGAGCAGGGCCTGTTGGCGTTTTCCGATGTGCACTCCTGCGGCACCGAAACCGCGGTCTCGGTGCCGTGCATGTTCTCTGGCATGAAGCGCAAGGACTACGATGCTCGCGTGGCGAAGAACCGCGAAGGCTTGCTGGACATCCTCCAGCGTGCCGGCCTGGCGGTGCAGTGGCGTGATAACCAGTCGGGTTGCAAGGGCACTTGCGACCGCGTGCAGTTCATCGATGTCAGCAACCTCCAGGACCCACAGCTGTGCGCCAGTGGTGAATGCCACGACCAAATCCTGCTGCAGGGCCTGGGCGAGCTGATCGACAACCTCGACAAGGACACCGTGCTGGTGTTGCACCAGATGGGCAGCCACGGGCCGGAATACTTCAAGCGCTACCCCGACGCCGATCAACGCTTTGCCCCGGTGTGCCAGAGCAACGCGCTGGACCAGTGCAGCGAGCAGGAAATCATCAACGGCTATGACAACACCCTGGCCTATACCGACAAGGTGCTGGCCTCGTTGATCGACACCCTGCGCAGCAAACAGGACAAGGTCGACACGGCGATGATCTACCTGTCCGACCATGGCGAGTCGCTGGGTGAGTACAACCTGTTTTTGCATGGCACGCCTTACGCCATCGCCCCTGAGCAACAGAAGCACGTACCGCTGCTGACCTGGTTCTCCGACAGCTACAAGGACGACTTCGGCATCGATACCGACTGCCTGGCCAAGCTCAGCGATGCGCCGCTGTCGCAGGACAACCTGTTCCACTCCATGCTTGGCCTGTTGCAGGTGCATACCGAGGTCTACCAGCAGTCGCTGGACATGTTCGCCAGCTGCCGGCCTTGGCTGGCGGCCAAACGCTGA
- a CDS encoding FdhF/YdeP family oxidoreductase, which translates to MSQDQHIRDYKGAAAGWGALKSVTKSWLGSENAFKNLRAMLKTNQNGGFDCPGCAWGESPESDMVKFCENGAKAVNWEATGRSVDPAFFARYSVSALAEQTDYWLEYQGRLTHPMRYDAATDHYVETSWEEAFALVAQHLRSLDSPDQAEFYTSGRASNEAAFLYQLFVRAYGTNNFPDCSNMCHEASGVGMSEALGVGKGTVVFHDLELADAIFVIGQNPGTNHPRMLEPLREAVKRGAQVVCFNPLKERGLERFQHPQHPFEMLSNGSEPTNTAYFRPALGGDMAAMRGIAKYLLQWERDAQANGEPAVFDHAFIAEQTSGIDAYLETVDATPWPHIVEQSGLTQAEIELAARMYRKAERVIMCWAMGVTQHRHSVATVQEIVNLQLLRGNVGKPGAGLSPVRGHSNVQGDRTMGIDEKPNAALLDAIEKRFQFRVPRAHGHNAVLAIKAMEEGRAKVFVALGGNFAQATPDTPRTHAAMRNCALTVQISTKLNRSHLVTGRDALILPCLGRTEIDLQANGPQGVTVEDTFSMVHISHGQLRPRSPHLRSEPWIIAGMAQATLGKQPIDWEYAVADYGRIRSMIADVIPGFTDFNQRLQHPGGFHLGNAAAARTWRTATGKARFSPHPLPEQLVNAKVLARGDKPDLILQTLRSHDQYNTTLYGLDDRYRGVFGLREVVFVNPADIRRMGFEPGEQVDLVSLWEDGLERRVSGFRLVAYDVPEGQAAAYYPETNPLVPLESFGDGTYTPTSKFVAIKVEKAKAGNRIAAVLAAD; encoded by the coding sequence ATGAGCCAGGACCAACACATCAGGGATTACAAAGGCGCCGCCGCCGGTTGGGGGGCGCTCAAGAGCGTGACCAAGAGCTGGCTGGGCAGCGAAAATGCCTTCAAGAACCTGCGGGCCATGCTCAAGACCAACCAGAATGGCGGCTTCGACTGCCCCGGCTGCGCCTGGGGCGAGTCGCCAGAAAGCGACATGGTCAAGTTCTGCGAAAACGGCGCCAAGGCGGTTAACTGGGAGGCCACTGGCCGCTCGGTGGACCCGGCGTTCTTTGCCAGGTACAGCGTCAGCGCCCTGGCCGAACAGACCGACTACTGGCTGGAGTACCAAGGCCGGCTCACCCACCCGATGCGCTACGACGCAGCTACCGACCACTATGTCGAAACCAGTTGGGAAGAGGCCTTTGCCCTGGTCGCCCAGCACCTGCGATCGCTCGACTCCCCCGACCAAGCCGAATTCTATACCTCAGGCCGGGCCAGCAACGAGGCGGCGTTCCTCTACCAGCTGTTCGTCCGCGCCTACGGCACCAACAACTTCCCCGACTGCTCGAACATGTGCCATGAGGCCAGTGGCGTGGGCATGTCGGAAGCCCTCGGCGTGGGCAAGGGCACCGTGGTGTTCCATGACCTGGAGCTGGCCGACGCCATCTTCGTCATCGGCCAGAACCCCGGTACCAACCACCCGCGCATGCTCGAACCGCTGCGCGAGGCGGTGAAGCGTGGTGCCCAGGTGGTGTGCTTCAACCCGCTGAAAGAGCGCGGCCTGGAGCGTTTTCAGCACCCGCAGCACCCATTCGAAATGCTCAGCAACGGCTCCGAACCGACCAACACCGCCTACTTTCGCCCGGCCCTGGGCGGCGACATGGCTGCCATGCGCGGCATTGCCAAGTACCTGTTGCAATGGGAGCGTGATGCCCAGGCCAATGGTGAACCGGCGGTGTTCGATCATGCCTTTATCGCTGAGCAAACCAGTGGCATCGACGCCTATCTGGAAACCGTGGATGCCACGCCCTGGCCTCATATTGTCGAGCAATCGGGCCTGACCCAGGCCGAGATCGAACTGGCCGCGCGCATGTACCGCAAGGCCGAGCGGGTCATCATGTGCTGGGCCATGGGCGTCACCCAGCACCGCCATTCGGTGGCCACCGTGCAAGAAATCGTCAACCTGCAACTGCTGCGCGGCAACGTCGGCAAGCCCGGTGCCGGCCTGTCACCGGTGCGTGGCCACAGCAACGTACAGGGCGACCGCACCATGGGCATTGACGAAAAACCCAACGCGGCGCTGCTTGATGCCATTGAAAAGCGCTTTCAGTTCCGCGTGCCGCGGGCGCACGGGCACAATGCCGTGCTGGCGATCAAAGCCATGGAGGAGGGGCGTGCCAAGGTGTTTGTCGCCTTGGGTGGTAACTTCGCGCAAGCCACGCCGGACACACCGCGTACCCACGCGGCCATGCGCAACTGCGCGCTGACCGTGCAAATTTCTACCAAGCTCAACCGTTCGCACCTGGTTACCGGCCGCGATGCCTTGATCCTGCCGTGCCTGGGCCGTACCGAGATCGACCTGCAGGCCAATGGCCCGCAGGGCGTCACCGTGGAAGATACCTTCAGCATGGTGCACATTTCCCACGGCCAATTACGCCCGCGCTCGCCGCACCTGCGCTCGGAACCGTGGATCATCGCCGGCATGGCCCAGGCGACCCTCGGTAAACAGCCAATCGACTGGGAGTACGCGGTTGCCGACTACGGCCGTATCCGCAGCATGATCGCCGATGTGATCCCTGGTTTTACCGATTTCAACCAGCGCCTGCAGCACCCAGGCGGCTTCCACCTGGGCAACGCCGCCGCCGCCCGCACTTGGCGCACGGCGACCGGCAAGGCGCGCTTCAGCCCGCACCCGCTGCCTGAGCAACTGGTGAATGCCAAGGTGCTGGCGCGCGGCGACAAGCCCGACCTGATCCTGCAAACCCTGCGTTCGCACGACCAGTACAACACCACCCTGTATGGCCTGGACGACCGTTACCGCGGGGTGTTCGGCCTGCGTGAAGTGGTGTTCGTCAACCCAGCCGACATTCGCCGCATGGGCTTTGAGCCGGGCGAACAGGTGGACCTGGTGTCGCTGTGGGAGGATGGCCTGGAGCGGCGGGTGTCGGGCTTTCGCCTGGTGGCGTATGACGTGCCAGAGGGGCAGGCGGCGGCGTATTACCCGGAGACCAACCCGCTGGTGCCGCTGGAAAGTTTTGGCGACGGCACTTATACCCCGACCTCGAAGTTCGTGGCGATCAAGGTCGAGAAAGCCAAGGCCGGGAACCGGATTGCGGCGGTGTTGGCCGCGGATTGA
- a CDS encoding Lrp/AsnC family transcriptional regulator: MDSFDQHILTLLQRDASLSLKDLAEAVNLSTTPCWKRVKRLEEDGYIVGRVALLDPERLGLGLTVFVQLKTQRHDSAWLEQFAAIVTEFEEVMECYRMSGDWDYMLRVVVGDIAAYDRFYKKLITRTDGLSNITSSFAMEQMKYTTAYPVHRS; the protein is encoded by the coding sequence ATGGACAGCTTCGACCAGCACATTCTCACCCTGCTTCAGCGCGACGCCTCGCTCTCGCTCAAGGACCTGGCCGAGGCCGTCAACCTGTCTACCACGCCGTGCTGGAAGCGGGTCAAACGCTTGGAGGAAGACGGCTACATTGTCGGTCGCGTCGCCCTGCTCGACCCCGAACGGCTTGGGCTGGGGCTGACGGTGTTCGTCCAGCTCAAGACCCAGCGCCACGACAGTGCCTGGCTGGAGCAGTTTGCCGCGATCGTGACCGAGTTCGAGGAAGTGATGGAGTGCTACCGCATGTCTGGCGACTGGGACTACATGCTGCGGGTGGTGGTGGGGGATATTGCGGCGTATGACCGGTTTTACAAAAAGCTGATTACCCGTACCGATGGGCTGTCGAACATCACCTCCAGCTTTGCCATGGAGCAGATGAAGTACACCACCGCCTACCCGGTGCACCGTTCCTGA
- a CDS encoding DUF2892 domain-containing protein codes for MLDIHSAATAQDKNVHGLERASSLAGGALMVSKGLRHGGLVGLLQIAVGGLALARGFSGHCATKAWWQQHRQEYQRLRSDIERSASELQALKASAEAATRGVTVTGKDPLTGP; via the coding sequence ATGCTAGATATTCATTCGGCCGCGACAGCGCAGGACAAGAACGTTCATGGCCTTGAGCGCGCCAGCTCGTTGGCTGGCGGTGCATTGATGGTCAGTAAAGGGCTGCGCCACGGCGGCTTGGTCGGGTTGTTGCAGATTGCAGTGGGCGGCTTGGCATTGGCTCGGGGCTTCAGCGGGCACTGTGCAACCAAGGCCTGGTGGCAGCAGCACCGGCAGGAGTATCAGCGCCTGCGTTCCGACATCGAGCGCAGTGCCTCCGAGCTGCAAGCGTTGAAGGCCAGTGCCGAAGCAGCGACGCGCGGGGTGACAGTGACCGGGAAGGACCCGTTGACCGGCCCTTGA
- a CDS encoding YcgL domain-containing protein: MKRICSIYKSPRKNEMYLYVLKADGLERVPEGLLPFFGTPMHAFDLVLSPERKLAREDITKVLENLDNQGYHLQMPPLEDDYIEHLPEELLRRNDPV; the protein is encoded by the coding sequence ATGAAACGCATTTGCTCGATCTACAAGAGCCCCCGCAAAAACGAAATGTACCTGTACGTGCTCAAGGCGGATGGCCTGGAGCGCGTGCCCGAAGGCCTGCTGCCGTTCTTCGGCACCCCCATGCACGCCTTTGACCTGGTGCTCAGCCCCGAGCGCAAACTGGCCCGTGAGGACATCACCAAGGTGCTGGAAAACCTCGACAACCAGGGCTACCACCTGCAGATGCCGCCGCTGGAAGACGACTACATCGAGCACCTGCCCGAAGAGTTGCTGCGCCGTAACGACCCGGTCTGA
- a CDS encoding YajD family HNH nuclease produces the protein MSSTSSAAATARLDRILADAKRDKEMGYRDKALRMYPHVCGRCAREFAGKRLSELTVHHRDHNHDNNPQDGSNWELLCLYCHDNEHSRYTDQQYFSEGSTSTPSIAKATHNPFAALAGMLKKD, from the coding sequence ATGAGCTCCACCTCTTCCGCCGCCGCCACCGCGCGCCTGGACCGCATTCTGGCCGATGCCAAGCGTGACAAGGAAATGGGCTACCGCGACAAGGCCCTGAGAATGTACCCGCACGTGTGCGGCCGCTGCGCCCGCGAATTCGCCGGCAAGCGCCTGAGCGAGCTGACCGTGCACCACCGTGACCACAACCACGACAACAACCCGCAGGACGGCTCCAACTGGGAGCTGCTGTGCCTGTACTGCCACGACAACGAGCACTCGCGCTACACCGACCAGCAGTACTTCAGTGAAGGCTCCACCAGCACCCCGAGCATCGCCAAGGCCACCCACAACCCGTTTGCTGCGCTGGCCGGCATGCTGAAGAAAGACTGA
- a CDS encoding YcgN family cysteine cluster protein — protein MNAENAPFWRRKTLDQLSPQEWESLCDGCGLCCLQKLEDEDDNSVYYTRIACKLLDLDSCQCSDYPNRFAQVPDCIQLTPGKADQFTWLPSTCGYRLVSEGKDLPTWHHLVCGDRQQVHEQRVSQSGRMLREQDVDEDDWEDHLIFRAS, from the coding sequence ATGAACGCTGAAAACGCGCCGTTCTGGCGGCGCAAGACCCTCGATCAACTCAGCCCGCAAGAGTGGGAGTCGCTGTGCGACGGCTGCGGCTTGTGCTGCCTGCAAAAGCTCGAGGACGAGGACGACAACAGCGTTTATTACACGCGCATCGCCTGTAAGCTGCTGGACCTCGACAGCTGCCAGTGCAGCGACTATCCCAACCGCTTTGCCCAGGTGCCCGATTGCATCCAGCTAACCCCGGGCAAGGCCGACCAGTTCACCTGGCTACCCAGCACCTGTGGCTACCGCTTGGTCAGTGAGGGCAAAGACCTGCCCACCTGGCATCATCTGGTCTGTGGCGATCGCCAGCAGGTCCATGAACAGCGGGTTTCCCAGTCAGGGCGTATGCTCAGGGAACAGGATGTCGACGAAGACGACTGGGAAGACCACCTGATTTTTCGCGCCAGCTGA
- a CDS encoding YdcH family protein has protein sequence MPVPHDLLADLHVTADAFQALIDKDPTLHSLQKEYNAKDKEVVAAEGNGTIDEAVNRLRKERLLIKDKIERIIHPPKS, from the coding sequence ATGCCAGTTCCGCATGATCTGCTCGCTGACCTGCACGTTACCGCTGATGCATTCCAGGCGCTCATAGACAAGGACCCGACGCTGCACTCACTGCAAAAGGAATACAACGCCAAGGACAAGGAGGTAGTCGCCGCTGAAGGCAACGGTACCATCGACGAGGCCGTCAACCGCCTGCGCAAGGAACGGTTGCTGATCAAGGACAAGATCGAACGGATCATTCATCCGCCCAAATCCTGA
- a CDS encoding D-2-hydroxyacid dehydrogenase, translating to MRVMIAEHDHAQYAELLRAAAPELQVLTSGDSAELARHAPQCPVWLGQPDLLASLLRQGHKPQWIQSTWAGITPLLADGLPRDYRLTRAVGIFGQVMAEYMLTYMLVHEREVLSRLVSQVERRWDNRPGRTLEGRKVLIVGTGDIGQRVAEFLQPFGVELYGIASSAREQVPFVEVAALADLPRKVGQVDYVLNLLPDTPATHGLYDAALFKSFQPTALFINAGRGVAVVDADLVAALKEGHLAGAVIDVCRQEPLPKQHPFWTAWGLLLTGHSSAPTSPAAMVRLFVENMQAYTAGQGLRGEVDFARGY from the coding sequence ATGCGCGTAATGATTGCTGAGCATGATCATGCTCAATATGCCGAGCTGTTGCGCGCCGCCGCGCCGGAACTGCAAGTGCTAACCAGCGGCGACTCCGCCGAACTGGCCCGTCATGCGCCGCAGTGCCCGGTATGGCTGGGCCAGCCGGACTTGCTGGCCAGCCTGCTGCGGCAAGGCCACAAGCCGCAGTGGATCCAGTCGACCTGGGCCGGTATCACGCCGCTGCTGGCCGATGGCCTGCCGCGTGACTATCGCCTGACCCGTGCGGTGGGCATCTTCGGCCAGGTAATGGCCGAGTACATGCTCACCTACATGCTGGTCCATGAGCGCGAGGTGCTGTCGCGCCTGGTCAGCCAGGTTGAACGGCGCTGGGACAACCGCCCAGGGCGTACCCTGGAAGGGCGCAAGGTGCTGATTGTTGGCACTGGCGACATCGGCCAGCGTGTCGCCGAGTTCCTGCAGCCATTTGGCGTGGAGCTGTACGGCATCGCCAGCAGTGCTCGCGAACAGGTACCGTTCGTCGAGGTGGCCGCGCTGGCCGACCTGCCACGCAAGGTTGGCCAGGTGGACTACGTGCTCAACTTGCTGCCGGATACCCCAGCCACCCACGGCTTGTATGACGCCGCACTGTTCAAGAGCTTCCAGCCCACGGCGCTGTTCATCAATGCTGGGCGTGGGGTGGCGGTGGTCGATGCTGACCTGGTCGCAGCGTTGAAAGAAGGGCACCTGGCGGGGGCGGTGATCGATGTGTGCCGGCAGGAGCCATTGCCCAAGCAGCACCCGTTCTGGACCGCCTGGGGCTTGCTGCTGACCGGCCACAGCTCGGCGCCTACCTCACCGGCAGCGATGGTGCGGCTGTTTGTCGAGAATATGCAGGCGTATACGGCGGGGCAGGGCTTGCGTGGGGAAGTGGACTTCGCTCGGGGCTACTGA
- a CDS encoding RNA methyltransferase, with amino-acid sequence MANKRYSCIGLFNPKSAENVGSVMRAAGCYGVNSVFYTGKRYERARDFVTDTKRVHYDIPLIGIDDLQRIIPLGCTPVAVELVEGARPLPEYTHPDRAIYIFGPEDGSLSEDVRGWCEETIYIPTEGCMNLAATVNVVLYDRMAKGLNTRSGPKFK; translated from the coding sequence GTGGCAAACAAACGATACAGCTGCATCGGCCTGTTCAACCCCAAGTCGGCAGAAAATGTCGGTTCGGTGATGCGCGCCGCGGGTTGCTATGGCGTCAATTCGGTGTTCTACACCGGCAAACGATACGAACGCGCGCGTGACTTCGTCACCGACACCAAGCGCGTGCACTACGACATCCCGCTGATCGGCATCGATGACCTGCAACGCATCATTCCGCTGGGCTGCACGCCAGTGGCGGTGGAGCTGGTGGAAGGTGCGCGGCCGTTGCCAGAATACACCCACCCGGATCGGGCCATTTATATCTTCGGGCCGGAGGATGGCTCGTTGAGCGAGGATGTGCGTGGCTGGTGCGAAGAGACCATCTACATTCCGACCGAAGGCTGCATGAACCTGGCGGCGACGGTGAATGTGGTGCTGTATGACCGCATGGCCAAGGGGCTCAATACCCGCTCGGGGCCCAAGTTCAAATAA